One region of Oceanipulchritudo coccoides genomic DNA includes:
- a CDS encoding class I SAM-dependent methyltransferase, which translates to MSEVDEQRQYYKDTAGSYDDACVADPNDEHFIASALLSGIFRHYNIKSVLDVGCGTGRSINYLEQRHPEMTFMGVEPVKELRDVAIGKGLKESQLAEGDACNLDYEDGAFDCVMMFGVLHHIPDPEPAIREALRVSRKLVFISDHNVYGMGSPLTKRVKQCFRDLHLRWLLKLLLTGGKGYHSTNWDGIFYPFSLVDYFPLIRAKVAATYTFSTKTAAVNLYRDASHLAILGVKEDE; encoded by the coding sequence ATGAGCGAAGTAGACGAGCAAAGACAGTATTACAAGGACACCGCTGGGAGCTATGATGACGCCTGTGTGGCTGATCCCAATGATGAGCATTTCATTGCATCGGCCTTGCTGAGCGGAATATTTCGTCACTACAACATTAAATCGGTGCTGGATGTCGGGTGTGGCACCGGCCGGTCGATCAATTATCTGGAGCAGCGGCATCCTGAAATGACCTTCATGGGGGTTGAACCGGTGAAGGAGCTCCGGGACGTGGCAATCGGCAAGGGCTTAAAGGAGTCCCAGTTGGCAGAAGGCGATGCCTGCAACCTCGACTATGAAGATGGTGCTTTTGATTGTGTAATGATGTTTGGTGTCCTGCATCATATTCCGGATCCGGAACCTGCCATTCGTGAAGCCCTGCGGGTTTCACGCAAGTTGGTCTTCATTTCGGACCACAATGTTTACGGGATGGGCTCCCCGCTAACCAAACGGGTGAAGCAATGCTTTCGCGACTTGCACCTGAGGTGGCTCCTTAAACTCCTCCTGACCGGCGGGAAGGGGTACCATTCAACCAATTGGGACGGGATTTTCTATCCCTTCTCCCTGGTTGATTATTTTCCATTGATCCGGGCAAAGGTTGCCGCAACCTATACCTTTTCGACCAAGACAGCTGCCGTGAATCTCTACCGGGATGCATCGCATCTTGCCATTTTAGGCGTAAAAGAAGACGAGTAA